A genomic stretch from Pseudomonadota bacterium includes:
- a CDS encoding anaerobic ribonucleoside-triphosphate reductase activating protein, whose translation MSCMEHEFPIKGFIETSFIDWKKHLSSVIFFGQCNFRCPYCHNSNLVLHHNEMEDIPLEYIILTLRKYKKWVDRVVITGGEPTIHMNLLNIIWNIKKEGMLIKLDTNGSSPAVVKSLADEGLIDYIAMDIKGPIDKYKRWCGVDADIKKIEESIEFILGGKVDYEFRMTIVPFLHREEDIYETAEYIKDAKRFYIQEFKPNNTLNPDFSAIKPFLPEKVEKIKQNVLDRMTNTKQSLAIS comes from the coding sequence ATGTCGTGCATGGAGCATGAGTTCCCCATTAAAGGTTTTATAGAGACAAGCTTCATTGACTGGAAAAAACACCTCTCATCGGTAATTTTTTTCGGACAGTGCAATTTCAGGTGCCCTTATTGCCACAATAGTAATCTTGTCCTGCACCATAACGAGATGGAGGATATACCCTTAGAATATATAATACTTACACTCAGAAAATATAAAAAATGGGTTGACAGGGTGGTAATTACCGGCGGAGAGCCGACAATTCACATGAACCTTTTAAATATAATATGGAATATAAAAAAAGAAGGTATGCTCATTAAACTTGACACAAACGGTTCTTCGCCTGCCGTAGTTAAAAGCCTTGCAGATGAGGGGCTGATAGATTATATAGCCATGGATATAAAGGGTCCCATAGATAAATATAAAAGATGGTGCGGTGTTGACGCCGATATTAAGAAAATAGAAGAGAGCATAGAATTTATCCTGGGAGGAAAGGTTGATTACGAATTCAGAATGACTATTGTTCCCTTTCTACACAGAGAAGAAGATATTTATGAAACAGCAGAATATATAAAAGATGCAAAACGTTTCTATATACAGGAATTCAAACCCAATAATACGCTGAACCCTGATTTTTCAGCCATTAAACCTTTTTTGCCTGAAAAGGTGGAAAAAATCAAGCAAAATGTTCTTGATCGCATGACCAACACCAAACAGTCCCTTGCAATAAGCTGA